The sequence AAGCGGGCAGTGTATGACGAATTGAAGAAAATACCAAAGGATGCCTCTGCAACTGCAGATAGAATAACTGATGGAATATTTGCGACGCTTCTGTGCAGCTCTGGTTTGGCTTGTCGATGCGAAAACTATTGGTTAGCGACATTCTGGTACATTATTGCGTCCTTGAGTCTTGCCACCTTGACGGTGACTTGCCATAACTTCATTCATCGTAGAACCAATTGGAGGATGTATCTGTTTAACATGAGCATGTGGTCTTATAGGTAAGTGTTCCGAAATAATTTTTCTACCTTTTGGTTGACTGGTCGACTAGAGAAAAGCGcaaagaactctttgattatccaggataaaaagtagcaaatTGTCACTCGAAATCactaaaaattacgtcgatccgttgcttcgttgcgacttGAACATATTGTcgtaacatttataatatgggtagtgatttaaatATCATAATATGTATTGTGTTTTTGCGTTTAATTTTCAACACTGAAAGGCTACTGATCATGCAAAACCATTAGGTACTAAGCGAAATTTTGTCTAAGTTATCCCTACTtttctaataagtaatattgtaaagtgtgtttgtttgttggtctatcCTTCAATTACGCCACAACTGAGCAACGCGAATTGACGTATTTTGCATGAATAATATAGTTAAAGAACTATAGAGAGTGccacaggctacttttcatctcaTCTTTTCAACGTAGCAACAGATCAACGGATcggatccacgtgattttttgcatgattatagAAAGACCTGGAGCGTGACATAGACTATttatttatcccagaaaaacaaaaagttacctcaggctttttaaaaaccttaaatcACGCAAACGAAGTTGTGACAAAATCAtctaaaaacataataaatcaAGAATGTTCGATGATTAGATATTGAATTTGTAAAGGGGGTGCCTTATGTACCCCATAACCTTACATGGTTTGAATAGGACAATTTGGCGGAAAATAGAATTGCTTCAAACATCGATAACGAATGTACTAATTTTTCATCGAAGGCTTCAAATAATAATGATGTTGTTGTTATATGATTTTGATCAAAAATATCCATGTTGAGGTaggaaaaatcattttttttcttGGACGAATgaagataatttttaaatattgttttcaGGGATTTTAGAGTATCTCATGTTCTTTCTCACCATCTTCATACAAATACCCTAAACGACTTGGAAATAAGTTCACTTGAACCGTTTCTGTACTATAATCCAAGAAAAGACAAACCACTGCACGCAAGACTTGGATTTTTAACTGAATGGCTCTTCTTTCCTTTCACATTTTTATTGAGCTTCAGCAAAAGgtaagaaagaaataaaaaaaagaattactgTACGGTGTTTCAATGTCAATAGATCTCAAGTAAGAAGTAGTAAGAAAAGTCAGATAAGCTATAAGATCAGTAAGGTTAGTCAGATAAGATAATTAAGATAGGCTATTCACGTcaacttataaattaaattaagtgtaAAGTGCATCAATAAAGCTAATTGATGAACTAAAAAGACCTTAAGTTTCTTAAGAGTTAAGACAGTTTCCTTGTATctcctatggttttggatttGACATAATGTCTTAGTTAATAAAAacacactatataaaaatataaaaagtagtttaaacAGAAGGTACAGGGGAGGTGTGAAACGTTTTGAAACTTAGTTTGATCTAAGTAAAATCATGAGCACctgctagtaatataataaaagtgtTCTTATTCCAGATTTCTGAGCATATTCCTTCGCGAAGGGTTTTTCAGAGCACATTACCGTTGGCACGACGCCATTGGCTTCTTGTTGCCCCTTTGTATGTGGTTCACAAGTGGCTGCTCTGTTCCACACGTACTCTACACATGGCTATGGATCAACTGTACCGGCAGTTTGGTGTTTTTCACCATCGCGGTTAATGCGGCCCACCATCATCCAGATGCCATTAAAGATGGTGACGAGCCACGGTAACTATTcatttttaacacatttttattaacTTGTTGTTGGTCTGTTTGTTTGCCTGTTCAATACTTTTGCTatcgattttaaactaacttcgcGATGAGCGAGACTTAAAATTTGAAGTGTATTATGTAGATTGGAATTGGATGACAATACATAAGGTATTAACTCGCTTCCTTGACTTTTTATTTGTTGGTATGTTCGTCACAAATTTTGCAATcggttttaatttataaacttcCTTAGGAGACTTGAGATTTTAGACACAGGTAGGAGGAATAGCTTGGCtttttattcttcttcttaCAGGTCTCTcttacaggtcgagatgacaatcggggtatgaggcagggggacgccccccaCACCCACGCTTTCCCGCACcgaattagcgcgggggctgtgcaggtgtacAGGGCGTTCCAaacccgatggccatctcgacctgtcacgtaccatAGTGTCTGGTAGTCTGTTGcttcaaagatttttttttgcttttcagGAGTTTGACTCCAGATTGGGGTGAACATCAGGTAGAAGCTCTTTTAGATCGAAAGGACATAAACAGCAATACATTCGCTGTGATGACACTCTTCGGAGATCACGCCCTGCACCACATGTTTCCAACTCTGGATCATTCAATACTAAAATATCTACATGCAGTTTTCATAGAATTGTGTGAAAAGTATCAAGCTAACTATAGAGTATCAACGCAATTTCAACTGGTCCTTGGCCAAATGCAAGAAACTTTGCGGACCGATTTTCGAACTCAACCAAGTAAATGAATAAGGAATTAAATATTCAAATGTTTCATATAAATCTTTACCTTGATCATAGcctcaataataataaagcaCGCACCTAATTATCGAGAAGGAACCTCCACCTTTTctggaagtcgattaaaaataaacagcCTAAAGACAATGTGTCACATTTaacaaaactaatttaatttagatgaATAATGCACCAATTTAAAAGGTTAATGTTTGTGCGAAAGTAATCTTTGTATCAAAAAaggtacttacattattttgccGGCGAGTTAAATATGTatctaacaaaaaaaactgatgtacttttttttttgcgcCAAATAATAATAGGCCGTTAAAATCAATACTTAGAAAatgaatacaaaaaatattttgaatttctAATGTACTTACTCATAATTTTGTTAAACTCTAACATGGTCacatgtaaatattataaattttcattttgtgGAAATAAGGAATATGAATGTGATAATTAAGCTTCATGATTCAAATACTATATCCTTAAAAAATAAGCCTAAGTACAGAGAAATTGCCATGGATGCTgactatcactacccctattataaatgcgaaagtgtgtttgtttgttgtttagttggtttgttggtttgttggtttgttggtttattggtttgttggtttgttggtttgtccttcaatcacgtcgcaacggagcaacggatcgacgtgattttttgcatgggtatagtttgaaacctgcagagtgacataggctactttttgtcccggaaaatcaaagagttcccacgggatttttaaaaacctaaatccacgcggacgaagtcgctggtatCAGCTAGTGACTAATAAAAGTACCATGCACCTAACATCCTGACTACTATATTTTTATGGGCAAAACTAAAACGAGGATAGACATTGTTCTAGCCTAGGGACGCATAAAACTAAGTGCTTGCAAAGCCGTTGAACTTCGTAACATTAAATgcccaaaaagaaaaaggatttCATTCACATTTTTACGTCCCTACTGATACcgatgggcagggcacatagttcgtaaaaccgatagactttggggtcccaaggtgctagaatgtcGACCTCGcagcggaagacgcagtgttggaagacccgccactaggtggtcggacgacatcagacgagtcgcagggagccgctggattcaggcggcgcaagaccgtacgATAGGGCAAGCTAGTTTCTTCTGCCTTTGAGTATGCTCTGAAAATCCATAAATACTTATACTATCACTTGGTCATGGCTACTATTCTATATCtaatcaaaagaaaaaaacaacttTTGTTTTCACTATAATAAAGGaacttactatattattataaaaggtttattttattttatttattgctctGAAATATGTTGGTACCTAGTATTTGATTGGTTAatgagttattac is a genomic window of Maniola hyperantus chromosome 12, iAphHyp1.2, whole genome shotgun sequence containing:
- the LOC117987322 gene encoding cytochrome b5-related protein-like translates to MAPKESEWIQGAEERAAHKKTHVSFPQLKYPSLRDEAFRDPLQWLTGKAMDDGAEGLWRVHDKLYDFTDFVKKHPGGEEWLELTKGTDITEGFESHHINPSTEKMLNKYFVRAAKTPRNSPFTFHENGFYRTLKRAVYDELKKIPKDASATADRITDGIFATLLCSSGLACRCENYWLATFWYIIASLSLATLTVTCHNFIHRRTNWRMYLFNMSMWSYRDFRVSHVLSHHLHTNTLNDLEISSLEPFLYYNPRKDKPLHARLGFLTEWLFFPFTFLLSFSKRFLSIFLREGFFRAHYRWHDAIGFLLPLCMWFTSGCSVPHVLYTWLWINCTGSLVFFTIAVNAAHHHPDAIKDGDEPRSLTPDWGEHQVEALLDRKDINSNTFAVMTLFGDHALHHMFPTLDHSILKYLHAVFIELCEKYQANYRVSTQFQLVLGQMQETLRTDFRTQPSK